In Buchnera aphidicola (Kaburagia rhusicola ensigallis), the following are encoded in one genomic region:
- the ispC gene encoding 1-deoxy-D-xylulose-5-phosphate reductoisomerase, which yields MKKLAILGSTGSIGVNTLLIVERNPHLFKVIALSANKNVKVMVRQCELFSPEWASLKNIKAAKELKLQLKIRNIKTQVLSGDSAACKFASLESVDYVVSAIVGAAGLISTLYAVKSKKTILLANKESLVIGNSILMKEVVNNNAMLLPIDSEHSAIFQSLPIDVQKNLGLVKLSEYGIKSMVLTGSGGPFLNFPLHKLNNVTPRQACTHPTWRMGKKISVDSATMMNKGLEYIEAKLLFHAFDIKIELVIHPQSIIHSMVRYCDGNIIANLSINDIKLSISYAMFWPNRVVSGVPHLDFSKVKKLSFVEPDFKKYPCLKLALNAFLSGHASTIILNAANEVAVSAFLCSKIKFNDIYKIIDSTLNLLSYPNPKTFNEILEIDKITRIRTQKVLSNFVDKT from the coding sequence ATGAAAAAATTGGCTATTTTAGGTTCTACGGGATCAATTGGAGTTAATACTTTATTAATTGTTGAAAGAAATCCTCATTTATTTAAAGTTATTGCTCTGTCTGCGAATAAAAATGTTAAGGTAATGGTACGACAGTGTGAACTTTTTTCTCCTGAATGGGCTTCTTTAAAGAACATAAAAGCAGCTAAAGAATTAAAATTACAACTTAAGATTAGAAATATTAAAACTCAAGTACTTTCGGGAGATAGTGCAGCTTGTAAGTTTGCTAGTTTAGAATCGGTAGATTATGTTGTTTCTGCTATTGTTGGTGCCGCAGGTTTAATATCTACATTATATGCAGTTAAATCTAAAAAAACAATATTATTAGCAAATAAAGAGTCTCTGGTAATAGGAAATAGTATTTTGATGAAAGAAGTAGTTAATAATAATGCAATGTTATTACCTATTGATAGCGAGCACAGTGCTATATTTCAAAGTTTACCTATTGACGTTCAAAAAAATTTAGGATTAGTAAAACTTAGTGAATATGGAATTAAATCTATGGTTTTGACAGGATCGGGTGGGCCTTTTTTAAATTTTCCATTGCATAAACTAAACAATGTCACTCCTCGTCAAGCTTGTACACATCCTACTTGGCGTATGGGAAAAAAAATTTCAGTTGACTCTGCTACTATGATGAATAAAGGATTAGAGTACATTGAGGCTAAATTGTTATTTCACGCTTTTGATATTAAAATAGAATTAGTTATTCATCCTCAATCAATTATTCATTCTATGGTAAGATATTGCGATGGAAATATAATAGCAAATTTATCAATTAATGATATTAAATTGTCTATTTCATATGCTATGTTTTGGCCAAATCGTGTAGTTTCTGGTGTGCCTCATCTTGATTTTTCTAAAGTTAAAAAATTGTCTTTTGTAGAACCAGATTTTAAAAAATATCCATGTTTAAAATTAGCGTTAAATGCATTTTTAAGTGGACATGCTTCTACTATTATATTAAATGCTGCCAATGAAGTTGCTGTTTCTGCATTTTTATGTTCAAAAATTAAATTCAACGATATTTATAAAATTATTGATTCTACGTTAAATTTATTATCTTATCCTAATCCTAAAACTTTTAATGAAATATTAGAAATTGATAAAATAACTCGTATTAGAACACAAAAAGTTCTTTCAAATTTTGTAGATAAAACATGA
- the uppS gene encoding polyprenyl diphosphate synthase produces the protein MSLKHFLTINKNYKNILPQHVAIIMDGNGRWANKKGKLRIFGHQAGLRAVRRAVSFSLFYKLKVLTLYAFSSENWKRPLLEIMVLMELFFNGLHSEINNLNKQNIRLKVIGDITKFNSVLRKKIYAVEELTTKNDGLILNIAANYGGKWDIVEAVKKVFFKIQKCYLSIDDITESTISKYLSISNCIPIDLVIRTGGEYRLSNFFIWQIAYSELYFTNIFWPDFNRNIFEKAIFSFINRKRRFGSLD, from the coding sequence ATGTCATTAAAACACTTTTTAACTATTAACAAAAATTATAAAAATATTTTACCACAACATGTAGCTATCATAATGGATGGTAATGGAAGATGGGCAAATAAAAAAGGAAAACTGCGAATTTTTGGTCATCAAGCAGGATTAAGAGCAGTTCGACGTGCTGTATCTTTTTCTCTTTTTTATAAATTGAAAGTTCTTACTTTATATGCGTTCAGTAGTGAGAACTGGAAGAGACCTCTTTTAGAAATTATGGTGTTAATGGAGCTATTTTTTAATGGTTTGCATAGCGAAATTAATAATTTAAATAAACAAAATATTCGTTTAAAAGTGATTGGAGATATTACAAAGTTTAATTCTGTTCTAAGAAAAAAAATTTATGCTGTAGAAGAATTAACAACAAAAAATGATGGTTTGATATTGAATATTGCAGCTAATTATGGTGGTAAATGGGATATTGTTGAAGCAGTAAAAAAGGTTTTTTTTAAAATTCAAAAATGTTATTTATCTATTGACGATATTACTGAATCTACTATTTCTAAATATTTGTCTATTAGTAATTGTATTCCTATAGATTTAGTAATTCGTACAGGCGGTGAATATCGTTTAAGTAATTTCTTTATTTGGCAAATTGCGTATTCGGAATTATATTTTACTAATATATTTTGGCCTGATTTTAATAGAAACATTTTTGAAAAAGCTATATTTTCGTTTATAAATAGAAAGCGTCGTTTTGGTTCTTTAGATTAA
- the fabZ gene encoding 3-hydroxyacyl-ACP dehydratase FabZ: MCELKLKDILMLLPHRNPFIFIDKIIKYKEKKYIISTKHVKLHEFFLKGHFPNFPVVPGVLILESIFQTACVLAYKSTHQLCKRELFYLSSIDYAKFKHKIFPGDIMTIYVDIITIRAHAIRFQGNVFVKNKVVCSTKMSFMHDTKLKKFFI, encoded by the coding sequence ATGTGTGAACTTAAACTTAAAGATATTTTAATGTTGTTGCCTCATCGAAATCCTTTTATTTTTATTGATAAAATTATAAAATATAAAGAAAAAAAGTATATAATTTCGACAAAACATGTAAAATTACACGAATTTTTTTTAAAAGGACATTTTCCAAATTTTCCTGTAGTTCCTGGAGTATTAATTTTAGAGTCTATATTTCAAACAGCGTGTGTTTTAGCATATAAAAGTACTCATCAATTATGCAAGAGAGAGTTATTTTATCTTTCTAGTATTGATTACGCTAAATTTAAACACAAAATATTTCCCGGTGATATAATGACAATTTATGTAGATATTATTACTATCCGTGCTCATGCTATTCGTTTTCAGGGAAATGTATTTGTAAAAAATAAAGTTGTATGTAGTACAAAAATGTCTTTCATGCATGATACAAAATTAAAAAAATTTTTTATTTAA
- the tsf gene encoding translation elongation factor Ts produces MKKITALLVKKLRIQTGSGILDCKKALIETQGDIEKSVDVLRKLGRVKAKQKQSFFTSHGVIFIGANNKCTAMVELNCETDFVSKEDSFLSFGNNIIHRAITLQTNDDSSLLKTLFEEERMYLVSKLSENIIIRRIVILHGTNITSYLHHNRIGVLVKTTSQSNQTLMKNIAMHIASSKPEYLRPDLIPSSVIEREYKIQLELAMQSNKPESIVEKIVKGRMIKFSNEKSLFGQSFVFDPQKTVGEIVIENNIDIASFVRFEVGELACK; encoded by the coding sequence ATGAAAAAAATTACTGCACTTTTAGTAAAAAAATTGCGTATTCAAACTGGATCAGGGATACTTGATTGTAAAAAAGCGTTGATAGAAACGCAGGGAGACATAGAAAAGTCTGTTGATGTTTTAAGAAAATTAGGCCGTGTAAAAGCAAAGCAAAAACAGTCCTTTTTTACTTCTCATGGTGTTATATTTATAGGTGCTAATAATAAATGTACTGCTATGGTAGAACTAAATTGCGAAACTGATTTTGTTTCAAAAGAAGATAGTTTTCTTTCTTTTGGAAACAACATAATACATCGTGCTATTACTTTACAAACGAATGATGATTCATCATTACTGAAAACATTATTTGAAGAAGAAAGGATGTATTTAGTCTCGAAATTGAGTGAAAACATTATTATTCGTCGCATAGTAATATTGCATGGAACAAATATTACTAGTTATTTACATCATAATCGAATTGGTGTACTAGTAAAAACTACATCACAAAGTAATCAAACGTTGATGAAAAATATTGCTATGCATATTGCTTCTAGTAAACCTGAATATCTACGACCTGATTTGATCCCTAGTTCTGTTATAGAACGAGAATACAAAATACAGTTAGAATTAGCTATGCAATCTAATAAACCTGAATCGATTGTAGAAAAAATAGTAAAAGGAAGAATGATTAAATTTTCTAATGAAAAATCATTGTTTGGTCAAAGTTTTGTATTTGATCCACAAAAAACTGTGGGTGAAATTGTTATAGAAAACAATATTGATATCGCTTCGTTTGTTCGATTTGAAGTGGGAGAATTAGCTTGTAAATAA
- the dapD gene encoding 2,3,4,5-tetrahydropyridine-2,6-dicarboxylate N-succinyltransferase, with product MKNLKKIIKYTFENKNNIDFKNIDNTTTNAINQVISMLDQGILRTAEKIKNNWITHQWIKQAILLYFCIQKNNLIKNNETQYYDKIKLKYSEYQEKHFIRDKIRIVPPASIRYGSFIGQNTILMPSFINIGAYVDSGTMIDTWATVGSCAQIGKNVHLSGGVGIGGVLEPLQNNPTIIEDNCFIGARSEIVEGVIIESGSVISMGVYIGQSTKIYDRKNKTISYGRIPKGSVVVPGSLPSKNKDYNLYCAVIVKSVDETTLKKTEINNILRNID from the coding sequence ATGAAAAACTTAAAAAAAATAATTAAATATACATTTGAAAATAAAAATAATATTGATTTTAAAAATATTGATAACACTACTACCAATGCTATTAATCAAGTAATATCCATGTTAGACCAAGGAATATTGCGAACTGCAGAAAAAATTAAAAATAACTGGATTACTCATCAATGGATAAAGCAAGCTATTTTACTTTATTTTTGTATACAAAAAAATAATCTTATTAAAAACAATGAAACGCAATACTATGATAAAATTAAATTGAAGTATTCTGAATACCAAGAAAAACATTTTATTCGAGACAAAATAAGAATAGTACCTCCAGCATCAATCCGATATGGTTCTTTTATTGGACAAAATACAATTTTGATGCCTTCTTTTATAAATATCGGAGCGTACGTTGATTCAGGAACCATGATAGATACATGGGCAACCGTCGGATCTTGTGCACAAATAGGAAAAAATGTACATTTATCAGGCGGGGTAGGAATAGGAGGTGTATTAGAACCATTACAAAATAACCCAACAATTATTGAAGATAACTGTTTCATTGGAGCTAGATCAGAAATTGTTGAAGGAGTAATTATTGAATCAGGATCAGTAATTTCAATGGGTGTTTACATCGGTCAAAGTACTAAAATTTACGATAGAAAAAATAAAACCATCTCTTATGGAAGAATTCCAAAAGGATCTGTAGTAGTTCCAGGAAGTTTACCATCCAAAAACAAAGATTATAATCTCTACTGTGCTGTTATCGTAAAAAGCGTAGACGAAACAACATTAAAAAAAACCGAAATTAATAATATTTTAAGAAATATTGATTAA
- the map gene encoding type I methionyl aminopeptidase gives MTTISIKNEIEIQKMRVVGKLVAEVLEMIEQYIEPNISTGELDSICHDYIINKQQAKPACLGYNGFPKSVCISVNNVVCHGIPNYSDKLNNGDIINIDVAIIKNQYYGDASKMFFVGKPNPLGKLLCKVTLESLYLSLYAVKPGVHLNKIGTIIQKHVEKHSFSVVKEYCGHGIGRNFHEDPQILHHNYYDNKKVILQSGMTFTIEPMVNAGNSQVKCMHDGWTIKTQDNSLSAQYEHTILVNEKGCEILTIQKEEKIPKILNNCD, from the coding sequence ATGACTACTATTTCTATTAAAAATGAAATTGAAATACAAAAGATGCGAGTAGTAGGAAAACTTGTAGCAGAAGTATTAGAAATGATTGAACAATATATTGAACCTAATATTTCTACAGGAGAATTAGATTCAATTTGTCATGATTACATAATAAATAAGCAACAAGCTAAACCAGCTTGCTTAGGATACAATGGATTTCCAAAATCTGTTTGTATTTCTGTTAACAACGTTGTATGCCATGGAATTCCTAATTACAGCGATAAATTAAATAATGGCGATATTATAAATATTGATGTTGCAATTATTAAAAATCAATATTATGGAGACGCATCTAAAATGTTTTTTGTAGGAAAACCCAACCCGCTAGGAAAACTATTATGCAAAGTAACCCTGGAAAGCTTATATTTATCGTTATACGCAGTAAAACCAGGAGTACACCTTAATAAAATCGGTACGATAATACAAAAACACGTAGAAAAACATAGTTTTTCTGTAGTAAAAGAATATTGCGGACATGGCATTGGAAGAAATTTTCACGAAGATCCTCAAATATTACATCATAATTATTATGACAATAAAAAAGTAATATTACAATCAGGCATGACATTTACAATAGAACCAATGGTAAATGCAGGGAATAGTCAAGTAAAATGTATGCATGATGGATGGACAATAAAAACACAAGATAATAGTTTATCTGCACAATATGAACATACTATTTTAGTAAATGAAAAAGGATGCGAAATACTAACAATACAAAAAGAAGAAAAAATACCAAAGATATTGAACAATTGTGATTAA
- a CDS encoding FAD:protein FMN transferase, whose translation MGTTWQINLINTYSNEKKLIKEINQQVYYDNKELSFWEKNSKILKFNNYHGTKPQRISKNFAKIMLTALLVGKKTSYALDVTIGKLVNIWGFGPKKPPKNIPKSKTIKNALLSTGLKNIQLIKKNKKYYLKKNIKKITLDFSTLGEGFIADHLRELLITKGIKDFVISVGGAITTHSKNNFSNPKIIAIQKPTDEKINIHMIVKLYNHAISTSGTYRNYYYLKGKKIVHLLDPTTGYPTKTDLVSVSVITKSALESDAWDTGLMILGFEKAKQLAIKEKLAVCLIKEHRSKLFTWISPQFHFFLKKDF comes from the coding sequence ATGGGAACAACATGGCAAATAAACCTTATCAACACATATTCAAATGAAAAAAAATTAATAAAAGAAATTAATCAACAAGTATATTATGATAACAAAGAATTATCTTTTTGGGAAAAAAATTCTAAAATTTTAAAATTTAACAATTATCACGGCACTAAACCTCAACGCATTAGCAAAAACTTTGCAAAAATCATGTTAACAGCATTATTAGTAGGAAAAAAAACATCTTACGCTTTAGATGTTACTATAGGAAAATTAGTAAATATATGGGGTTTCGGACCAAAAAAACCTCCAAAAAACATTCCTAAATCAAAAACAATTAAAAACGCATTATTATCGACAGGATTGAAAAATATACAACTTATTAAAAAAAATAAAAAATATTACTTAAAAAAAAACATAAAAAAAATAACATTAGATTTTTCTACACTAGGAGAAGGCTTCATTGCTGATCATTTAAGAGAACTACTCATAACGAAAGGAATAAAAGATTTTGTTATTTCTGTTGGAGGAGCAATTACTACTCATAGTAAAAACAATTTTTCTAATCCTAAAATAATAGCTATACAAAAACCAACCGACGAAAAAATTAACATTCATATGATTGTAAAATTATATAATCATGCCATCAGTACATCTGGTACTTATAGAAATTATTATTATCTAAAAGGAAAAAAAATTGTACATTTACTTGATCCTACTACAGGATATCCCACTAAAACTGATTTAGTTTCAGTAAGTGTAATCACAAAATCAGCATTAGAATCAGATGCATGGGATACAGGATTAATGATATTAGGATTTGAAAAAGCTAAACAGTTAGCTATTAAAGAAAAATTAGCAGTATGTTTAATAAAAGAACATAGATCTAAATTATTTACATGGATTTCGCCTCAATTTCATTTTTTTTTAAAAAAAGATTTCTAA
- the rpsB gene encoding 30S ribosomal protein S2 produces MSVISIKDMLKAGVHFGHQTRYWNPKMKSFIFGSKNKVHIINLEMTLLMFNVALSELKKIILKKGKILFVGTKKAASAIVKSSAISCKQFYVNRRWLGGMLTNWKTVRQSIKLLKDLEIQSKDGTFNKLTKKEALLRMRELSKLENSLGGIKNMGSLPDALFVIDAEHEKIAIREANNLEIPVFSIVDTNSNPDGVDFIIPGNDDAIRAINLYLSIVVKTILKCCFRDQSHNVTSNN; encoded by the coding sequence ATGTCTGTTATATCGATAAAAGATATGTTAAAAGCAGGTGTACATTTTGGTCATCAAACTCGTTATTGGAATCCTAAAATGAAATCTTTTATTTTTGGATCAAAAAATAAAGTTCATATTATAAATTTAGAAATGACTTTGTTAATGTTTAACGTTGCTTTATCTGAATTAAAAAAGATTATATTAAAAAAAGGAAAAATATTGTTTGTAGGTACAAAAAAAGCAGCAAGTGCAATAGTTAAAAGTTCTGCGATATCTTGCAAACAATTTTATGTCAATCGTCGTTGGTTAGGTGGAATGTTAACAAATTGGAAAACAGTGCGTCAGTCTATAAAGTTATTAAAAGATTTAGAGATACAATCTAAAGATGGAACTTTTAACAAATTGACAAAAAAAGAAGCGTTATTACGTATGCGTGAATTATCGAAGTTAGAAAATAGTTTAGGTGGTATTAAAAATATGGGAAGTTTACCTGACGCATTGTTTGTGATAGATGCAGAGCATGAAAAAATAGCTATAAGAGAAGCAAATAATTTAGAAATTCCAGTATTTTCTATAGTAGATACTAATTCTAATCCTGATGGTGTAGATTTTATTATTCCAGGTAACGATGATGCTATCAGAGCAATCAACTTATATCTTAGTATTGTTGTTAAAACTATATTAAAATGTTGTTTTCGCGATCAATCTCATAATGTAACATCTAATAACTAA
- the frr gene encoding ribosome recycling factor: MVENIKKITITKMDNCITLFKHHLSTLCITRASPSILNSIYINYFGKKVQLCKVSSIAIENFNTLKINLFDISLKNDVEKAIKNSELNLNPISIGSAIKIVLPILTEERRKHYIKLAKNVAEQGRVCVRNIRRNANDRIKCILKDKLISHDIERRLQHDIQNITNNFIKKINQILEKKEQDLINI; encoded by the coding sequence ATGGTTGAAAACATTAAAAAAATTACGATAACAAAAATGGATAATTGTATAACTTTATTTAAACACCATCTTAGTACGTTATGTATAACTAGAGCATCTCCTTCTATTTTAAATTCTATTTACATAAATTATTTTGGTAAAAAAGTACAATTATGTAAAGTTTCTAGTATAGCTATAGAAAATTTTAACACTTTGAAAATTAATTTATTTGACATTTCTCTTAAAAATGATGTAGAAAAAGCTATTAAAAATTCTGAATTAAATTTAAATCCTATTTCTATAGGAAGTGCTATAAAAATAGTACTTCCTATTTTGACAGAAGAAAGAAGAAAACATTATATAAAACTAGCAAAAAACGTAGCAGAACAAGGTCGAGTATGTGTTAGAAACATTCGTCGTAATGCTAATGATAGAATAAAGTGTATTTTAAAAGATAAGTTAATTAGTCATGATATAGAACGGAGACTACAACACGATATTCAAAACATAACTAACAATTTTATAAAGAAAATTAATCAGATATTGGAAAAGAAAGAACAAGATCTAATTAACATATAA
- a CDS encoding Do family serine endopeptidase codes for MKIKELVLRIVSIFTILVLNLGLSWNTPSSFHAIPRLEFMNTSLAPMIERVMPSVVSINVEGSTAIHSSYAPPHRFKSFFGNMFPFCQTESLLKDSPLCQDDFNDDSNQDKFRALGSGVIINSSKGYVVTNNHVVDHANKIQVQLSNGSQYNAKVIGRDARFDIALIQLDEIKNLKEIQMSDSNLLKVGDYVVAIGNPYGLGETVTSGIISALNRSGLNIEHYENFIQTDAAINRGNSGGALINLQGELIGINTAILAPDGGNIGIGFAIPTNIVKSLTNQMIAYGQVHRNELGIMGIELNSDLAKVMKLNVHRGAFVSRVLLKSSADIAGIKPGDVIVSLNKKPVFSFLALRAEVASLPANTKMELGLLRSGSLQSVIVELKPYVTNKVYSSDLCPDIAGAELSDFYLNGQKKGIYVEYVEKNTAAFRIGLRKNDIIIDINKNSISSLEDFRQLLRMKPEALVFHVKRGNEMIYLVMKD; via the coding sequence ATGAAAATTAAAGAGTTAGTATTACGCATAGTATCTATATTTACAATTTTAGTTCTAAACTTAGGTTTATCATGGAATACCCCATCATCTTTTCATGCTATTCCGCGTTTAGAATTTATGAATACCAGTTTAGCACCGATGATAGAACGAGTGATGCCTTCTGTTGTAAGCATAAACGTTGAAGGTAGTACTGCTATTCATAGTTCTTATGCTCCTCCTCATCGATTTAAATCTTTTTTTGGAAATATGTTTCCGTTTTGCCAAACAGAGTCTTTATTGAAGGATTCTCCGTTGTGCCAAGATGATTTTAATGATGATTCCAATCAAGATAAATTTCGTGCATTAGGATCTGGAGTAATTATTAATTCTAGCAAAGGATATGTGGTTACTAACAATCATGTTGTTGATCATGCTAATAAAATTCAAGTTCAATTGAGTAATGGTAGTCAGTATAATGCTAAAGTGATTGGTAGAGACGCGCGTTTCGATATTGCTTTAATTCAATTAGATGAAATCAAGAATTTAAAAGAAATACAGATGTCTGACTCGAATTTATTAAAAGTAGGGGATTATGTTGTTGCTATTGGAAATCCTTATGGATTAGGTGAAACTGTCACGTCAGGAATTATTTCGGCTTTGAATCGTAGTGGATTAAATATTGAACATTATGAAAATTTTATTCAAACTGACGCAGCTATTAATAGAGGTAATTCTGGAGGAGCATTAATTAATTTACAAGGAGAATTAATTGGAATTAATACGGCTATTTTAGCTCCAGATGGTGGAAACATAGGTATAGGATTTGCAATTCCAACTAATATAGTTAAAAGTTTGACTAATCAGATGATAGCTTATGGTCAAGTTCATCGTAATGAATTAGGAATTATGGGTATTGAACTTAATTCTGATTTAGCGAAAGTAATGAAATTAAATGTGCATAGAGGAGCTTTTGTTAGTCGAGTTTTGCTAAAATCATCAGCTGATATTGCAGGAATAAAACCTGGAGACGTGATTGTTTCTTTAAACAAAAAACCTGTTTTTAGTTTTTTAGCATTACGAGCTGAAGTAGCTTCTTTACCAGCGAATACAAAAATGGAATTAGGTTTATTAAGAAGCGGAAGTTTGCAGTCCGTCATAGTGGAATTAAAACCGTATGTAACAAATAAAGTTTATTCTTCAGATTTATGTCCTGATATAGCAGGAGCTGAATTAAGTGATTTTTATTTAAATGGACAAAAAAAGGGAATTTATGTTGAATATGTTGAAAAAAACACAGCAGCTTTTCGCATAGGCTTAAGAAAAAATGACATTATTATTGATATTAATAAGAATTCTATATCATCTTTAGAAGATTTTAGACAATTACTCCGCATGAAACCAGAAGCATTAGTTTTTCATGTTAAGCGTGGTAATGAGATGATATATTTAGTTATGAAAGACTAA
- the pyrH gene encoding UMP kinase → MKKKNNKVFRFKRILIKLSGEFLQGSNKFGIDIDALNCIIKEIKDVVNLGIQVGIVVGGGNIFRGEKLKSFGINKIVSDNVGMLSTIINGLILCNSMKKMNLNAYLMSSIPIGSICEIYHYEKAINWLKNKCIVIFSGGLGNPCFTTDSAACLRAIEIKADIVLKGTKVNGVYSSDPKKNINSVLYKTITYDEVLTKELQVMDLSAFILARDHKLPICIFNIYNPGILCRIIQGKKEGTLIEF, encoded by the coding sequence ATGAAAAAAAAAAATAATAAAGTATTTAGATTTAAACGTATACTAATAAAATTAAGTGGTGAATTTTTACAAGGTAGTAATAAATTTGGAATAGATATAGATGCATTAAATTGTATTATAAAAGAAATAAAAGATGTTGTGAATTTAGGAATACAAGTAGGTATTGTTGTCGGTGGAGGAAACATATTTCGAGGAGAAAAATTAAAAAGTTTTGGCATTAATAAAATTGTTTCTGATAATGTAGGTATGTTATCCACTATTATTAATGGATTGATATTGTGCAATTCCATGAAAAAAATGAATCTTAATGCGTATTTAATGTCTTCAATTCCAATTGGTTCAATATGCGAGATTTATCACTATGAAAAAGCTATAAATTGGTTAAAAAATAAATGCATAGTGATATTTTCGGGAGGTTTAGGAAATCCATGTTTCACTACAGATTCGGCAGCTTGTTTACGCGCAATAGAAATAAAAGCCGATATTGTTTTAAAAGGAACTAAAGTTAACGGGGTATATTCAAGCGATCCAAAAAAAAATATTAATTCGGTGTTATATAAAACAATAACCTATGATGAAGTATTAACTAAAGAATTACAAGTTATGGATTTATCTGCTTTTATATTAGCTAGAGATCATAAATTACCCATTTGTATTTTTAATATATATAATCCAGGAATTTTATGCCGGATTATACAGGGTAAAAAAGAAGGAACGTTAATTGAATTTTAG